A single Candidatus Hydrogenedens sp. DNA region contains:
- a CDS encoding LysM peptidoglycan-binding domain-containing protein — MEPMDLNVKVYKKQSPFRIVFIFALGVLVGFALFYIYSQFTTPPTKEILLQPQIAKQEPKETPKEEPSITKPTENNEQKIISELNNTAPFIYIIDEEKFSDETLGVLKQIRPVGVVIRNYQGGLNHDRLVSIIDKINSALYTEGQSLPLIAIDLNLSQISTFPPFSDLPKLTEFNTSTDTSKIIEAGTLYAQRARDLGISMFLGPMIELYVAGRVPETEKPNYIGDTTELIQWVGISFIQGIWQGNVIPVVTNFPSKSLSTKKEIDSQITYALEVDSQGGDLNQAISQLGTWLFPFSEAIHQKCPALLVSHVAIPLLDDESPNMPASISQKIIHGLIREKWAYDGLIIADDISEYPLHTGETLPNIALQMAGVGVDLICVSISDIDTLTQIRDIINQNISYEAKELRIKRLTNLIMSVSPLPKKETKSVPHPEPPATVTPAETTIIAQATEGSAQPTSTEQTATVPSQPETQEQTTTVNTEPPNIPPEQASSTTPEPTLSESPISTEPPKEEPAGEVKQEKLNQDLSQIVGEAKKQEDVQKKELEKETVISSSSQKEKQEKSEDKTEPEKNIQKPKEEKPEVVQTKKQKLPQPPGTKEIRHQIARGETLFSIAQRYGVKPKDIIDWNGIDNPNLIKYGLKLVIYVPEGANISPSQTKQQIQQKSPVSPNKKKESELSPISVPEIKEGDKAISEPITGIEPIEPKTEDKTEQNDNKSTTNQIPPNTGDTFIYIVKHGDTLETIARDTRVSKEEIIQLNNLKKPYYLPAGRKLKVPRVPKVSFK; from the coding sequence ATGGAACCGATGGATTTAAACGTGAAGGTGTATAAAAAACAATCACCATTCCGCATTGTTTTCATATTTGCATTAGGAGTTCTTGTCGGGTTTGCCTTGTTCTATATTTACTCCCAATTCACAACACCTCCTACCAAGGAAATACTGTTACAACCACAAATTGCCAAACAAGAACCAAAGGAAACACCTAAAGAAGAACCTTCAATAACAAAACCTACTGAAAATAATGAACAAAAAATTATATCCGAATTAAATAATACAGCACCGTTTATCTACATTATCGATGAAGAAAAATTCTCTGATGAAACATTGGGAGTTTTAAAGCAAATTAGACCTGTTGGTGTTGTTATAAGAAACTATCAAGGTGGTTTAAATCACGACCGACTTGTATCTATTATAGATAAAATCAATAGTGCCTTGTACACCGAAGGGCAATCCTTACCTCTAATAGCAATTGATTTAAATTTAAGCCAAATTTCAACATTCCCTCCATTTAGTGATTTACCGAAACTTACAGAATTTAACACATCAACAGATACATCAAAAATAATAGAGGCGGGAACGCTTTACGCTCAAAGGGCAAGAGATTTGGGAATCTCAATGTTTTTAGGACCTATGATTGAATTATACGTTGCAGGACGTGTTCCAGAAACGGAGAAGCCAAATTATATCGGCGACACTACTGAATTAATCCAATGGGTAGGAATTTCTTTTATACAAGGAATCTGGCAAGGTAACGTTATTCCTGTCGTTACGAACTTCCCGAGCAAATCCCTCTCAACAAAGAAAGAAATCGATTCGCAAATAACGTATGCATTAGAAGTGGATAGCCAAGGAGGAGATTTAAATCAGGCAATCTCACAATTAGGCACATGGCTCTTCCCATTCTCAGAAGCTATTCATCAAAAGTGCCCTGCTTTATTAGTATCTCATGTGGCAATTCCACTTTTAGATGATGAATCTCCAAACATGCCAGCATCCATATCACAAAAAATTATTCATGGGCTAATCCGAGAGAAATGGGCATACGATGGATTGATTATTGCAGACGATATATCTGAATACCCACTACACACAGGGGAAACGCTTCCAAATATTGCTTTGCAAATGGCAGGTGTTGGCGTGGATTTGATTTGCGTTTCGATTTCAGATATCGATACATTAACCCAAATACGCGACATCATTAACCAGAACATCTCTTATGAAGCAAAAGAATTAAGAATAAAAAGACTTACCAACTTAATAATGTCTGTCTCACCATTACCGAAAAAGGAAACAAAATCCGTTCCACATCCAGAACCACCCGCCACGGTTACCCCTGCTGAAACAACAATCATTGCGCAAGCTACCGAAGGGAGTGCTCAACCTACCTCAACAGAACAAACCGCAACTGTCCCATCTCAACCTGAAACACAAGAGCAAACTACTACCGTAAATACAGAACCACCTAATATACCGCCAGAACAAGCCAGTAGTACCACTCCTGAGCCTACACTATCAGAATCACCGATTTCTACAGAACCTCCTAAGGAAGAACCTGCTGGAGAAGTAAAACAGGAAAAGCTTAACCAGGACTTATCGCAAATTGTCGGAGAAGCTAAGAAGCAAGAAGATGTCCAAAAGAAGGAATTGGAAAAAGAAACTGTAATATCATCATCTTCACAAAAAGAAAAACAAGAGAAAAGTGAGGATAAAACAGAACCTGAAAAGAATATTCAAAAACCTAAAGAAGAAAAACCAGAAGTAGTACAAACGAAAAAACAAAAACTGCCTCAACCTCCAGGAACAAAGGAAATACGACATCAAATAGCACGAGGTGAGACATTATTTAGTATTGCACAAAGGTATGGAGTTAAACCCAAAGATATTATTGATTGGAATGGGATTGACAATCCAAATTTAATTAAATACGGGTTAAAACTCGTCATATATGTACCAGAAGGAGCAAATATATCCCCTTCACAAACAAAACAGCAAATACAACAAAAGAGCCCTGTTTCTCCAAATAAAAAGAAGGAATCTGAACTATCGCCAATTTCTGTACCAGAGATAAAAGAAGGAGATAAAGCAATATCAGAGCCAATCACTGGAATTGAACCTATTGAGCCTAAAACAGAAGATAAAACTGAACAGAATGACAACAAAAGTACAACCAATCAAATTCCACCCAATACAGGTGACACATTTATTTATAT